The DNA segment taacttaggagtgatgaaatttgtgtcattatacaagggtattacactaactgtacaagggaaatgtattAATTGTACAAAAGTAAACAAGATTACcctttgtgaattattttaatcGATTTtaaaccacttttttattttccttgtcacccaaggattgtatacctatgtcatgcattttatttaactcttacatgaaaattccaatattttctccaataatgatatttgggggaaaaaaaattgactttaagtcatccaccattttgtcaaccaaaccattgaaaatatgattaatacaccTACATGGACATATAATTTAGGagagatatgaaatttgtgtcattgtataaGGATATTAcattaactgtacaagggaaatgtgctTAGTGTACAAGGGTATACAAAACTCctaataatttttgtatgatttttaaacaacttgagtttgacattaagacgattattgatagttttttttgttttttttttttcatagctTTAAAACGCGTTTATAGGATTGAGAGGAGCCTCTATATTTATAGAGTTAAAAACTCTCTTCTATTTGATGTGAGACATTACATGATAGGTCTTTTAAACAAGTCCATGTATGAATTATTGAAGTATATATAATTATGGGGGATTCTATTTTATGTCACATCttttatattaaagaaatttttaatATGCGATTTGATTTATATGACTGTGTTCGAACTATTAAAAGATGctaatgaatgaaatttaagctttaacaaataaaaccaatataattatattatgaaaaatataaaaataataattataattataattaattaaaatttatttattttaaaattatttaatatttatatataaaagttaaaataagtgaaatgaattcaaaataaaatatacaaataatttatcaaatttaaatttattttttatattctttggttttttatattttatatttttatttttctggctatttttttcctcacattttctctcaaattatTTGAGAACTACAAGTAACCTAAATATTTGGCTTACCTCAATGCCACTGAAATTGATACTTCCTTTTGTAGCGATCCCActttcattttgaagaaattacTTATTAAACTCTAAAACattatcataatattttatttttctaactaATGCTAACTATTTACATGctattttctctcatttcaatTCATATAATTACTTCACTCTATTtgtctttaaataaataaattatgtctTGTAAACACACGTCTAAGTATGGATtgtaacatataaaattataaaaataaaaataaaattatattacattttttatattttaagaaattttaatatAAGCTCTTAATCTATATCAATAAATCTAATCTACTAACAagtgcacaaaaaaaaaaaaaaaaagagattaaaatataaaaaaatttaatcatcaTTACAATGTGAATAAATGGGATGTGTATAGTCATATAATTAATATTGATTACTTTTGGTATCATGGAAAAATCTAACCATGTGACAACCACATCACTCTTTAATGGGCTTTTCAACATTTGgctacttttgttttttttcttttttgcttcttCAATTCTTTAACTTCTTTTGAGAAAAGCCAAGTACATGGGCCCGTAAGTTGAAAACAAGTCATGGCATGCCTATCTTTCCGCATTGTTCTAATTTTTCATAGAAATGATCCAACAAATACATTGAAATTGTATTGGGAGATGAAGGGTGATTGCACCAATTGGCCATGGCTATGGAGTTGGTACTAGTGTTCCTCTAATAATGTTCTCCAAGTAAAGCCAAAGTATTTTTGCCTTCTTCCCCTTTCCTTTAATTACCATTTTATCGATTTGATTAGTGTAATTATCTGAAAATATATATCATTAACATTTCTCTAATCTCGGATTGGATTTAAATTGATTAGATTGTATAAATCAAAATCCATTCGTAATTTTTTCTACAATCCTTgtatatttatacaaaaatttaagtagtaaaataaaattttaaaatagtaataaaaaagtagaaataaatttacgtatctttaaagaaatgaaaaattatttgatataattataatttgattttttttaaaaaaaaatataaaaatatatattattatgtaaaaaatatatattataaatattaagaaaatattaaatcaagttTATTATTTGGTGACAAATAGAATGAGATGTTTAGGTCAATCATTCGAGCAATGAAAGCAGACATACATGGATGGGCCATGGGTTGAGTGATGGCACACCGAACTTTCCACATTgtcataaacaaaaataatacaCATTATCCTAAATCCCAAGGTGTGGCCTTCAAGTGACAGACCATGTGCTACTCTGCCCcatctttttaacttttttgctttcttcattACTTTCCACTCAATTATTGATGGCATTGAGTCATTACTGAAGCAAAGAAACCTGCTACGCCATTTCTATTCTTCCTAACAACCTCCTGTGTCATTCATTTCCAGTCCGCACCTGCTTACCTTCATCTTCCTCTCAATTCCTTCACTTCCTCTGCAGAGAAACAGACATGGCCCTGGAGTTAGTTGGAGGAGCTTTTCTCTCCGCTTCTCTCCAAGTTCTTTTCGACAGGTTGGCTTCTTCCGAGGTCTGGAGCATCATCGGGGGACAGAAGGTAAGTGACAAACTCCTTCTAGAGTTGAGGACAAAATTGCTGGTTGTGGATAAAGTGCTCGACCATGCTGAGGTGAGGCAATTTACAGATGGAGGAGTCAAAAATTGGCTGGTGACCGTTAAGAATGTTGTGTATGATGCGGAAGACCTACTGGACGAGATTGCTACCGAAGCTTTGCGACGCAAGATGGAAGATTCTGATTCATCAAGCAGCTTTTCCACATGGTTTAAGGCCCCACGTGCTGATCTTCAAAGCATAGAGTCTAGGGCAAAGGAGATCATGCACAAACTGAAATTTCTTGCACAAGCAATAGATATGATTGGGCTGAAACCAGGAGATGGTGAGAAACTGCCACAGAGATCACCCTCGACTTCGCTGGTAGATGAATCTTGTGTGTTCGGCAGGGATGAGGTTAAAGAGGAGATGATTAAAAGGCTGTTGTCTGATAATGTAAGCACCAACAGGATAGATGTGATCTCCATAGTCGGCATGGGCGGCGCCGGCAAGACCACACTGGCTCAACTTCTGTATAACGATGCCAGAATGAAGGAACGCTTTGACTTGAAAGCATGGGTTTGTGTTTCGGAGGAGTTTCTTCTCGTCAGGGTGACCAAATTAATTCTTGAGGAAATCGGCTCACAAACTTCTTCTGACAGCCTGAATTTGCTTCAGCTAAAACTAAGAGAGAGCCTTGCTGACAAGAGATTTCTGCTTGTTTTGGACGACGTTTGGAAGAAAGGTTGTAGTAGTGAATGGGATCAGTTACGAATTCCGCTCCTAGCTGCTGGGGAAGGAAGCAAGATTGTTGTGACTACTCGTGACACCGATGTTGCAAAAATCATGAGTGCAGCTCATACTCATCCTCTGGAAGGGTTGTCTCGTGCAGACTGTTGGTCCTTATTTGAAAAACTTGCTTTTGAAAAGGGAGACTCCAGCCCATATCCTCTACTTGAATCAATAGGCAGAGCGATAGTGGCCAAGTGCCAAGGATTGCCTTTAGCGGTCAAAGCAATCGGGAGTCTCTTGTATTCTAAGGTTGACAGAAGGGAATGGGAAGAAACTTTGGAAAGTGAAATATGGGATTTCAAAATTGGTGGAATTCTTCCTTCGTTGATATTGAGTTATCAAgatctcccatttcatttgaaGCGATGTTTTGCTTATTGCTCCATTTTCCCCAAGAACCATGAATTCAATAGGGAGACACTGATTTTACTATGGATGGCAGAAGGACTTCTACAATTTTCGAAAAGCAATAAAAGAATGAGTAAGGTAGGCGAGCAGTATTTTGACGAACTTTTATCAAAGTCATTTTTTCAGAAATCTGTTTTCAATGAATCATGGTTTGTCATGCATGATCTCATGCATGACTTGGCTCAATATATCTTTAGAGAATTTTGCATTGGATTTGAAGATGATAAGGTGCAAGAAATCTCTGTGAACACTCGTCACTCCTCGAACTTTATAAGTAACTATGATGGAATAGTTACATTTAAGAGGTTTGAGGACCTTGCCAAAATAAAGTATCTTCGGACATACCTTGAGTTAAGGGCAGTGCAATGGAATATTTATCAACTAAGTAAAAGGGTTGATTTACACACTATATTATCCAAATGGAGGTACTTACGTGTGTTGTCATTGCATAGTTATGTTCTTATTGAGTTGCCCGATTCAATAGGTGAATTAAAATATTTGCGTTATTTGGATATCTCACatacaaagattaaaaaattgcCCGATTCAGTGTGTTATTTGTACAATTTACAAACGATGATACTATCAGGAGATAGTCGTTTCATTGAATTGCCTTCGAGGATGgataaattgattaatttgcGTTTTCTTGATATAAGTGGATGGAGAGAAATGCCGAGTCACATCAGTcgattaaaaaatttacaaaagttGAGTAATTTTATTGTGGGAAAAAAGGGTGAATTAAGAATTGGTGAATTAGGAGAGCTTTCAGATATTGGGGGAAGACTTGAAATTTCACAAATGCAGAATGTGGTGTGTGCTAGGGATGCATTGGGAGCGAACATGAAGAATAAAAGACACCTTGATGAACTATCCTTGACATGGAGCGATGTAGATACTAATGATCTTATACGAAGTGGCATACTCAACAACTTGCAGCCTCATCCAAATTTAAAGCAGCTTATCATCAATGGCTATCCTGGTATAACATTTCCAGATTGGATAGGAGATCCTTTATTCTCCAATCTTGTGTCTGTATATCTTTATTGGTGTGGCAATTGCTCATCATTGCCAATGTTTGGGCAGCTACCGTCTCTGAAACATCTTTCTATTAAAGGAATGAAAGGAGTAGAGAGGGTGGGAAGTGAGTTTTATGAGGATGCTTCTTCCTCCATTACAAGTAAGCCCTCCTTCCCATTCCTACAAACTCTAAGATTTGAGCATATGTACAACTGGAAGAAATGGTTATGTTGTGGATGCGAATTCCGTCGTCTCCGGGAGCTTTATTTAATCCGCTGTCCCAAACTCACAGGGAAATTACCAGAAGAGCTTCCTTCATTGAAGAAACTTGAAATTGAAGGATGTTGGGGGCTACTTGTGGCTTCACTCCAAGTTCCAGCCATCCGTGAATTGAAGATGTTGGGTTTTGGTGAATTACAGTTGAAAAGGCAAGCCTCTGGCTTCGCTGCTCTTCAAACTTCAGATATCGAAATTTTAAATGTGTGTCAGTGGAAGCAACTACCATTGGAACCGCACAGGCTCACAATTAGAGGCCTTCATGCTGTAGAGTCTCTACTAGAGGAGGGAATCCTGCAAACCCACACTTCTCCTATGCAAGATTTGAAAATCTGGGGTTGTTATTTTTCCAGACCGTTGAACAGATTTGGTTTTCCCATGGTCACATTAAAATCGCTACAAATCTATAAATGTGGCAACGTAGGGTTTCTCCTACCTGAGTTGTTCAGATGCCATCACCCATCTCTTGAAGATTTAAAAATCATCAGTAGTAAAACCGATTTATCTCTCTCATCATCCTTCTCTTTAGCCATCTTCCCCAGGTTGATTCATTTTGATATCGATTCTGTAGACGGTCTTGAATCCCTCTCCATCTCGATTTCAGAAGGGGAACCAACTTCTCTTCGTTCGTTGGAAATTATCAATTGCGATGATCTTGAATATATTGAATTGCCTGCTCTCAACTCGGCATGCTATAAGATCTTGGAATGCGGGAAGCTCAAGTCGCTGGCACTCGCACTCTCATCCTTGCAGAGATTAAGCTTAGAAGGTTGTCCACAATTGTTGTTTCACAACGATGGTTTGCCCTCCGACCTACGTGAACTCGAAATTTTCAAATGCAACCAACTCAAGCCCCAGGTGGACTGGGGTTTGCAGAGACTGGCCTCTCTTACAGAATTCATAATCGGTGGATGCCAGAACGTGGAGTCATTTCCCGAGGAGCTCCTGCTGCCCTCTTCTCTTACCACTcttgaaatgaaatattttccaaatctcAAGTCTCTGGACGGTAGAGGGCTTCAACAGCTTACCTCGCTCACAAAATTATCCATCCGTCATTGCCCTAAGCTCCAATTCATTCCACGAGAGGGGTTTCAACATTTTCCTTCTCTAATGGAATTAGAGATCGAAGACTGCCCGGGGCTCCAATCCTTCGGGGAAGACATCCTTCGACATCTTTCATCTCTTGAACGATTGTCCATCCGTCAGTGCCATGCACTCCAGTCCTTGACAGGATCGGGTCTTCAATACCTCACCTCTCTTGAAAAATTGGACATCAGTCTCTGCTCTAAGCTCCAATCTTTGAAAGAAGCGGGTCTTCCAAGCCTTGCCTCTCTTAAGCAACTACACATTGGGGAATTCCATGAGCTCCAATCCTTGACAGAAGTGGGTCTTCAACACCTCACCTCCCTTGAAAAATTATTCATCTTCAACTGTCCTAAGCTTCAATCCTTGACAAGAGAGAGACTTCCAGACTCCCTCTCTTGTCTAGATATCCTCAGCTGTCCTTTGCTGGAACAACGGTGCCAATTTGAAGAAGGGCAAGAATGGGATTATATAGCCCATATTCCAAAAATATTCATCGGTTTTGAGGCATTCTAACGAAGGTGTTTGCTACAGCAATATTTAGCCAGGTACTCGTTCTAcactgaaaataattttcttcagaAAACCTATGTTCCAATTCATTAAGTGGCCAAacttaagtttcaaattttcgAATTACCTCAAGAATTGTGCATCTACATATAATCCATTTGCTAGTCATGTTGTTGGGGATTTGATTTAACCCATACAATTGTCATATTCTAATGGTGCACATTTGTTCATTTTAAGATTCTTTGAAACCATAGACCTGGAACAAAGATTTGAAGAGGAGCAGGGGAAGATTGATCCCAGGTAGTTTACATTTCACGCATACAACCAATTCTcatatttccaaaaaattttcatctttcatGTGGACTTTTCTCACATTCTCTGCTTATTTCTCTTGTACAGGAACGGAGGAAACCAGAAACATTTCTAGTTAACTGCTTGTAAGTAAGTAATTTTACTTGCTTTGGTTTTTCCTTGCTGCTATTCTCTCTTCCAGTGTTAGACAAGTGGAGATTTAAGTCTGCAAGATTTTTTATTCCAGTGTTGCAAAACATATGTTTGATATCAAAATTACTtaattctttctctttttgCATTCAGACTCCGATAATCAGCTCCACTCTTTTGAAGAATATTGGTGGAGATGGGGTTGTGCCGCAAgctttatttgtttgatttaagAATTTTTCCAATGAAGATAAGAAGAGTAAAGGAAAATTGATCCTAGGTAATTCACATTTTAACCAGCCAAGAATCATATTTCCATGACTTCTTCAATCTACCTTTCAAAATGCAAAGACGACTTTTATCCTTTTGAGGACCTACCATGGATTTGTACTTGTTGATCTCTTTCCCATGCTAcaaaattggggatttaactTTGTGATGTATTTATCACAGGGTGTCCTAATCTTGTGTATATACTTGGAGAGTAGGGTGCACAACATGCtctgtttgtttgatttaaaagTTTTTCCTCAAGCTAGTTGTAACAGGGATATGAAAAGGAGCAAGGGAAGATTAACCACAGGTAGGCAACATTTTGAACAATTTGAGACCAGAATCTAATGTGGTTTTGTGAACATTTGTTTACATTTTACTTCCAGAATATAAGTTTGTCTGTCTATTTCTCTTGCAGAGGCACAGAGGAAATCAATAAGATATCAAATTGCAAGAATTTCAGGTCACTGATGCATGCTTTTTTACCTTAATGAGTGTCACGAACTGTTCATGGCTGATGTCCCACATGTAGCAAGAGACAATCTGGCTTTCTAATGACGAGGATTGCACACCAATTTACAGTCAAGTTTTGTGTTCTTTTCTCGAAATAGCATTTGATGTATGAGTTAGATTTATTGTAACTAGTGAAACATATGATTGAAAATTGTAATTACTGtgctaatttttgtttttgttttttaaaatatttcagtTTGGTATATCATTTGAGCAGCTCTACAGATTTGGCTTCTTGATTAGCATTATTGGGTTGTTTTCCACGGGCTAATGCATTGGGAACCACTTTTGATTATCAATTTGTAAGGGGCTTTGTGTTTCAGGTATGTAACAACAAAGACACATACTACCTTCGGCCTCCCAATATCATTCACAAGATTGGTGCAGAACATGCTCTGTTTCTTTGGTTTAAGATTTATTCCGAGGGTAGGAGTCTGGAacaaaaatggaagaagaatggGGGGAGATTGACTTAGGGTAGCTATTGCTTTAAGCATACACAGCAAGCAAGACAAATAGTTTTGATGGATGTCATTCTCTTTTGCATTCTGACTAGCATTTGATCCACGAACCCCTTCAGATCTTGATTCTCCGTTCAAGGGACTCCAAAACCTCAGTTCTTTTCAAGAATTGAATGTCATTTTCTCATACTTTTGATGGAGTAGGAACCTTCCTTGTTTGTTGATTTTAAGACTAACTTTGAAACTTTGAAACTCCAAACCAGGAACAAATATATAATCTtatgaaatatgtttttttgcAGATACCTTTTACATTCACCACCTTTATAAATCCTACTTATTCTAAggtatttccttttcttccctgcTCATTGTATGGATATTGTTACTTTGCTCCCTATCAACTGATCCATTAGTTTTCTCAAGAAAAACAACATCTGCAATGCTGCAGCTATTTTCATGGCTGGTCTTGCTCCTAAAGCTTAATCTTTTGTATGTTCAAAGTAAGAATTTAATTATTATGGTGCTTCTTTGAAGTGGAAGGTGGAGTTAGGAAGATGTGTCTGTTGTAGTGGCTGTGACATAATTGCTACTAAAATTAAGAGATACATTGTTGATGATTCTCTCCTCCAGTCCTCCTTGCTGGGATCTGCCAAAATTGACCAGTGCGTGTGCCACTACCATGCCTTTCCATGCTATATTATTGAAACAGAATCGGTCAAATTTTACAGAGGTGGCTCTGTTTTGATTTGGCAGGCTGCACTTATTAGGAGTCTCCATTGCAAAAGGCCCTGGAGATTATTTTTTGTTCTGCACCAAGTCAACCAGTTTCAAAAGACAAGCCAGTTTAAGTATAACATCTTTGTGGTGTACCTTCTgaacttttttctttcctaatttTGATGCCATTTTCTTCTTGGGTTTGTCTTTCTTGGGTATCAACAGTGACTGGGAATTTTTGACGAAATGGAGATTGCTGACTTTCAACTTCTGTTCTTCTCTGCAAGAACAGTTCCAATTCAGGAAAGGGAAAGATGGCCATATAGCTCACATTCAACACATGGAGATAGGCCTAGTGCTGTTCAAATGAAGGTGGTGGTACATCGATATATTACCTGGTACTTGTTCTATGCTCAAAATAAATTTCTTCCAAAATATTTGTTTCACTTAAAGATTTTTCTCTTAGCCCAACAAGCCTAGTCCATGATAATTCATATTTCAATACAGCCAGCTTTCATATCTCTGTTTTTATTTGGCAGATTGCACTCGCTGGGAATTCCTGTAACAAAAGGTTGTGGTGACGCTTTATTCTACCTAAACAAGTGGACCACTTTCCAAAGGTAGGGGGATAGAATTCTAACATCTTTGTTCTATAGTTGCCACTCGTATCTTTCCAAATTTTGATGTCATTTTGTTATTGTTTTCGTTTTGGTGTTTGTTAGGTCTTGATTGCTGCGGGAGTATGTGAAGATGTTCTATTGTTATGGGGTTATGGTCCTAGAATTGAGAACCATCTTGTGCTAATTCTATCGATGACCATGGGCATTGGTTCTCATTGTTTGTATCTACAAGAGTCAACTATATATTTGTAGAGAAATAATGTCTTAAGTTTTAATGAAGGTTTACTCCATGAGACTTACAAGAAGAACATTGTAACTAAATTGATCATACTTGGAGACTTTTTGTAGTTCTATTTGCCATTTTGATGTCGGTATCATCTTGAAGTGGTGCAGTGTGTTTCCTCATTGAACTTTTTGATTTTATATGGAAAAGATGATTTTGAGCTTATTCATTGTTCTTTTTGCTATTTTTGCTCAATATGAGAACTCTGAAAGCCATCTCTTCCCTAAACCATTCCTGATAATCAATTTTGAGAATCATGAAACTGTTTCATCGATGACAGCAGCAAAATATCAGGAATTGCAGAGCCTCAACTCTCTTGAAGAATTGTGTAAGTACAAATACCATTGCTCATACTGTTATTGGAACTAAGAGAGCAAAGCATCCCCTATTTTTGTTGGATTTAAGAGTTTTAATTTTCCTAAGATAGATGCTTGGAAGCTGGAACAAGGATATGAAAGAGATCAAGAAGAGATTGAGCACAGGTTGGCCAAAATGTTAAGCATACATATTCATTCAAAAACATCCTTCGAGCAATTTGAGAATACCCACCAATTCTCAATTTTCTATGACTTGTTTCCACTTCCATACCATCAATGTCTGAACTAATCTATTTATCTTACAGAGGCACTGGGGAAATCAATGAGATCTGTAATTTCAGAATCACAGTTCAATGATACACACCATCCGGAATGGGCCTCATGCAATCTTTGGAAAATCCCTTGCTTTTGAGTAATTCCTGTGTTGAAGCTTTCACACATCATCTATAATGGTATATTGTTTACGAAACAGGTGCACCAAGCTGGTCTACGAGTTTGGTTTCTTGATTGTAATTTTTTGCATAAACTTACAAATCTCTCTCACAAAATTATTCATCAACAACTTCCCTGAGCTCCACTCTTTTGGGGAAGAGGGGCTTCAACATCTTACATCTCTTGAACAATTGGAGATCAGTAGTTGCCCCGCCCTCCTGTCCTTTAACAGGGTGGGGTCTTCAACACCTTACCTCtctcaaaaaattatacatCAATTATTTTCGTAGGATCCAATGTTTGATGAAAGAGAGACCACCTACACCCCTTTCATTGCCTAAAATACAAAAATGCTCTTTGCTGGAACATCGGTGCAAATTTGGAAAAGGGGAAGATTGGTGTCATATAGCTCACATTGGATGTGTAGTGATAGATGCTGTGCTTTTCTAATGAAGATGAAACTGCATGAGGTCTAGTGCTTGCTTGATGCTCAAAATaagtttcttaaaaattagatgATGTGCCAAAATACCAGTTTGATTTATGATTATAAATGACTATTGGTGTCTTTCAGGTTTAGGCTGCGCTTCACTCTCATTATGGTACTGATTGTAGCTTCTGACCGGGCCACATCTCGTCATACACACTTCTAAGATGGATTGAAGTTTACATTGTGCAGATGCTCAACAGATCTATAGGTCTGATCTCTTGGCCCCCCAATTGTTAATTGGAATGTCCTTTCGGTCTCAAGCATATTTCAATAGACTAATTCCCTGAAAATTCATGGCACAGTTTGATTCCTGATTTTCTTGCCAAAGAACTCCGAGGGCCATTTCTGACTATCAAGTTTGAGAATGGTGCATCTATACACGTCATTTGCTTGTACTGTTATTGAAGATTAGTGTGCAGGACATGCTCTGCTTGTTTGATTTAAGAGTTATTTCTTAAGCTTGGTGCTCGGAAGCTGGAACAAAGATATGAAGAGGAGAAAGGAAAGATCACCAATAGCCAGCCAACATTTTTGTTGAAGATTAGGATAATTagtttttgtttctaataaattcaaattaagattTGAATTAGTTTGCTAGGGGAGTCAGTCTGTTAGTTGTTCCTATTTTTTTGCATctgatatttttatgtaatctGGTAGCTTATGATAGACTTTTACCATAACCACTTTGGATATAAATACCTATTGTAACTTCTattaatttaagaaaagaaagataagtttttcttcttctcaaaaactttcatggtatcagagctttggCTCTCTATCATTTAAGCTTTaatggcaaaaactaccatgaCTGGGGCAAGCAAGACTTCATCTTCCTCAGAAGCGACTACAGAGAATGTGCAGTCTGAAACTGCCATGAACAGTAGTGCAGATTTTCATTCCTCCTTTCAACTTACCATTCGCaaattgaatggaa comes from the Vitis vinifera cultivar Pinot Noir 40024 chromosome 12, ASM3070453v1 genome and includes:
- the LOC100250789 gene encoding putative disease resistance protein RGA1, which translates into the protein MALELVGGAFLSASLQVLFDRLASSEVWSIIGGQKVSDKLLLELRTKLLVVDKVLDHAEVRQFTDGGVKNWLVTVKNVVYDAEDLLDEIATEALRRKMEDSDSSSSFSTWFKAPRADLQSIESRAKEIMHKLKFLAQAIDMIGLKPGDGEKLPQRSPSTSLVDESCVFGRDEVKEEMIKRLLSDNVSTNRIDVISIVGMGGAGKTTLAQLLYNDARMKERFDLKAWVCVSEEFLLVRVTKLILEEIGSQTSSDSLNLLQLKLRESLADKRFLLVLDDVWKKGCSSEWDQLRIPLLAAGEGSKIVVTTRDTDVAKIMSAAHTHPLEGLSRADCWSLFEKLAFEKGDSSPYPLLESIGRAIVAKCQGLPLAVKAIGSLLYSKVDRREWEETLESEIWDFKIGGILPSLILSYQDLPFHLKRCFAYCSIFPKNHEFNRETLILLWMAEGLLQFSKSNKRMSKVGEQYFDELLSKSFFQKSVFNESWFVMHDLMHDLAQYIFREFCIGFEDDKVQEISVNTRHSSNFISNYDGIVTFKRFEDLAKIKYLRTYLELRAVQWNIYQLSKRVDLHTILSKWRYLRVLSLHSYVLIELPDSIGELKYLRYLDISHTKIKKLPDSVCYLYNLQTMILSGDSRFIELPSRMDKLINLRFLDISGWREMPSHISRLKNLQKLSNFIVGKKGELRIGELGELSDIGGRLEISQMQNVVCARDALGANMKNKRHLDELSLTWSDVDTNDLIRSGILNNLQPHPNLKQLIINGYPGITFPDWIGDPLFSNLVSVYLYWCGNCSSLPMFGQLPSLKHLSIKGMKGVERVGSEFYEDASSSITSKPSFPFLQTLRFEHMYNWKKWLCCGCEFRRLRELYLIRCPKLTGKLPEELPSLKKLEIEGCWGLLVASLQVPAIRELKMLGFGELQLKRQASGFAALQTSDIEILNVCQWKQLPLEPHRLTIRGLHAVESLLEEGILQTHTSPMQDLKIWGCYFSRPLNRFGFPMVTLKSLQIYKCGNVGFLLPELFRCHHPSLEDLKIISSKTDLSLSSSFSLAIFPRLIHFDIDSVDGLESLSISISEGEPTSLRSLEIINCDDLEYIELPALNSACYKILECGKLKSLALALSSLQRLSLEGCPQLLFHNDGLPSDLRELEIFKCNQLKPQVDWGLQRLASLTEFIIGGCQNVESFPEELLLPSSLTTLEMKYFPNLKSLDGRGLQQLTSLTKLSIRHCPKLQFIPREGFQHFPSLMELEIEDCPGLQSFGEDILRHLSSLERLSIRQCHALQSLTGSGLQYLTSLEKLDISLCSKLQSLKEAGLPSLASLKQLHIGEFHELQSLTEVGLQHLTSLEKLFIFNCPKLQSLTRERLPDSLSCLDILSCPLLEQRCQFEEGQEWDYIAHIPKIFIGFEAF